One region of Fragaria vesca subsp. vesca linkage group LG4, FraVesHawaii_1.0, whole genome shotgun sequence genomic DNA includes:
- the LOC101312536 gene encoding (-)-germacrene D synthase-like, which translates to MALHQVLATPAQTPHAAFNVEPRRAIFAAPCLLGDHFLSYSTMDVDVKLEQRVQGLKEEVKGMLMTAVNQPASHMLDMVDNIQRLGLLYCFENEIDTILKHVHDHSYGRKDLENNGDLYTTALRFRLLRQQGYNVSCDVFDKFKESNGTFKEHLTSDVVGLLSLYEATHLRVHGEDILEEALTFTTSHLESAVPRLSSPLSKQVTHALYQPLWKGFSRLEARHYMSVYEEDDSHNQTLLTLAKLDFNFAQKVHQKELSDMTRWWKDLDFVNKLPFARDRLVEGYFWGLATCYEPEYYFARFMACKYIALTAVLDDVYDVYGTYEELERFTEAIERWDISAVDQLQLPQCMEVCYKGLLDSYSGYEEKLADEGNLYRIEFAKEAIKIQLRGYFQEAKWLKEKYTPTMDEYIPNGLNSSFYPMAITAFVGMGGLVTKDTMDWVLNHPKIVKATALIGRLLNDIAGHKFEQNNEQGATSVECYMNQYGVGEEEAKIALTKQTDAAWKDLNQELLDLHSSNSIPKPLLQIILNLARSGEVVYRNNEGFTNSSALKGFIDSLLIEPVPV; encoded by the exons ATGGCTCTTCATCAAGTTTTAGCAACTCCAGCTCAAACCCCGCATGCTGCTTTCAATGTTGAACCACGTCGTGCTATTTTTGCAGCTCCTTGCTTATTGGGCGATCATTTTCTCTCATATTCTACTATG GATGTAGACGTCAAACTCGAGCAACGTGTACAAGGACTGAAAGAAGAAGTGAAAGGAATGCTAATGACTGCAGTTAACCAGCCTGCTTCGCACATGTTAGACATGGTTGATAACATTCAGCGTTTAGGCTTGTTGTACTGTTTTGAAAATGAGATTGATACAATCTTGAAACATGTTCATGATCATTCTTATGGACGTAAAGATCTTGAAAATAATGGTGACCTTTACACTACTGCTCTCCGTTTTCGATTGCTTAGGCAACAAGGCTATAATGTTTCATGCG ATGTGTTCGACAAGTTCAAGGAAAGTAATGGGACATTTAAGGAACATCTTACGAGCGATGTGGTAGGACTACTAAGCCTGTATGAAGCCACTCACCTTAGGGTTCACGGAGAAGACATACTTGAAGAGGCACTGACCTTCACCACGAGCCATCTCGAATCTGCAGTACCCCGGTTGAGCTCCCCTTTGTCGAAACAAGTAACTCATGCCTTGTATCAGCCACTTTGGAAGGGATTTTCAAGGCTAGAAGCCAGGCATTACATGTCTGTCTATGAGGAAGATGATTCACACAACCAAACTCTGTTAACTCTTGCAAAGTTGGATTTCAATTTTGCACAGAAAGTCCATCAGAAAGAACTAAGTGATATGACAAG GTGGTGGAAGGACTTAGACTTTGTAAACAAGCTACCTTTTGCAAGAGACAGGTTAGTTGAGGGCTACTTCTGGGGTTTGGCGACATGTTATGAACCTGAATATTACTTTGCTAGATTTATGGCGTGCAAATATATTGCTTTAACGGCAGTCCTTGACGACGTTTACGATGTCTACGGCACATACGAAGAATTAGAGCGCTTTACAGAAGCTATTGAGCG GTGGGACATTTCTGCTGTTGATCAACTGCAATTGCCCCAGTGTATGGAGGTTTGCTATAAGGGATTGTTGGATAGCTACTCAGGATATGAAGAAAAGCTTGCAGATGAAGGAAACTTGTATCGCATTGAGTTTGCTAAAGAAGCA ATCAAAATTCAACTCAGGGGTTACTTCCAGGAAGCCAAATGGTTGAAGGAAAAATACACGCCAACAATGGATGAATATATTCCAAATGGACTTAATTCATCCTTCTATCCGATGGCAATCACAGCCTTTGTTGGAATGGGAGGTCTTGTTACAAAAGACACCATGGATTGGGTGTTAAATCACCCTAAGATTGTTAAAGCTACAGCGCTAATTGGCAGACTCCTCAACGACATTGCTGGCCACAAG TTTGAGCAAAACAACGAGCAGGGTGCCACATCAGTAGAATGCTACATGAACCAATATGGCGTCGGAGAAGAAGAAGCGAAAATCGCGCTAACTAAGCAAACAGATGCTGCATGGAAAGACCTAAACCAAGAGTTGCTCGATCTCCACTCCAGCAATAGTATCCCCAAGCCCCTCCTGCAGATTATTTTGAATCTTGCACGTTCTGGTGAAGTTGTTTACAGGAATAACGAAGGGTTTACCAACTCATCTGCGCTCAAGGGTTTCATAGATTCTCTCCTTATAGAACCAGTGCCCGTTTAA
- the LOC101312248 gene encoding lysine histidine transporter-like 6-like gives MSYSTIAWAGCLSKGPVDNVSYAYKKTRSVDYIFRVFNSLGQISFAFAGHAVALEIQATMPSTPERPSRIPMWKGAVGAYIINAICYFPVALIGYWAFGQDVADNVLVDLKRPAWLIASANLMVVVHVIGSYQVFAMPVFDLLERMMMKKLNFPPGVALRLVARSAYVAFTLFVGVTFPFFGDLLGFFGGFGFAPTSYFLPSIMWLAIKKPKRFSTNWFVNWASIFVGVFIMLASTIGGFRNIVTDASTYRFYT, from the exons ATGAG TTATTCCACAATAGCTTGGGCAGGTTGCTTAAGTAAAGGCCCGGTAGATAATGTTAGCTACGCATACAAGAAAACAAGATCAGTTGATTACATATTCCGGGTGTTCAATTCACTTGGTCAAATCTCGTTTGCATTTGCCGGACATGCTGTGGCTCTTGAAATTCAGGCAACAATGCCATCAACTCCGGAGAGGCCTTCAAGAATACCGATGTGGAAAGGTGCCGTCGGAGCCTATATTATTAATGCAATTTGCTATTTCCCGGTGGCCCTGATCGGTTACTGGGCTTTTGGGCAAGATGTTGCTGATAATGTCCTAGTGGACCTCAAGAGACCTGCTTGGCTAATTGCTTCTGCAAATTTAATGGTTGTTGTCCATGTTATTGGCAGCTATCAG GTTTTTGCTATGCCGGTTTTTGACTTGTTAGAGAGGATGATGATGAAAAAACTGAACTTCCCACCTGGAGTGGCACTTAGACTAGTTGCTAGATCAGCTTATGTTG CATTCACATTGTTTGTTGGAGTCACCTTCCCTTTCTTTGGAGACCTTCTTGGTTTCTTCGGCGGATTTGGTTTCGCCCCAACTTCATACTTT CTTCCTAGTATAATGTGGCTAGCTATCAAGAAACCGAAGAGATTCAGCACCAATTGGTTCGTCAACTGG GCTTCCATATTCGTTGGAGTGTTCATTATGTTAGCATCCACCATTGGTGGTTTCAGGAACATCGTCACTGACGCATCCACATATCGTTTCTACACTTAA
- the LOC101312825 gene encoding (-)-germacrene D synthase-like, with product MAPAQSQIANAASDVKRCSPHYTPGIEAEAYSAAAHLEADAVQEQHFQELKEQVRRMLMAAVYQPSNILDMIDNIQRLGLSNNFENEINAILKLVHNGYGTEDLENDGDLYTIALRFRLLRQQGYNVSCDVFNRFKQSNGTFKESLTSDVVGLLSLYEATHLRVHGEDILEEALTFTTSHLKSAAPRLSSILSKQVTHALYQPLWKGFSRLEARHYMSVYEEDGSYNQTLLTLAKLNFNLVQKVHQKELSDMTRWWKDLDFVNKLPFARDRLVEAYFWGLATCYEPEYYFARIMACKYGALTTVLDDVYDAYGTYEELERFTEAIERWDIFVVDQLQLPQCMEVCYKGLLDSYSGYEEKLADEGNLYRIEFAKEAIKIQLRGYFQEAKWLKEKYTPTMDEYIPNALDTSFYPMAITTSVGMGGLVIKDTMDWVLNHPKIVKATTLIGRLLNDMAGHKFEQTNEQCASSVECYMNHYGVGEEEAKIALTKQKDAAWKDLNQELLDLHSSNSIPKPLLQIILNLARSSEVIYKNMEGFNNSSALKGFIDSLLIEPVHV from the exons ATGGCGCCTGCTCAATCTCAAATCGCAAATGCCGCTTCTGATGTTAAGCGTTGTTCGCCTCATTATACTCCTGGCATTGAGGCAGAGGCATATTCTGCTGCTGCTCATCTG GAAGCCGACGCTGTACAGGAGCAACACTTCCAAGAGCTGAAGGAACAAGTGAGAAGAATGCTGATGGCGGCAGTTTACCAGCCTTCGAACATATTAGACATGATTGATAACATTCAACGCTTAGGCTTGTCCAACAATTTTGAAAATGAGATCAATGCAATATTGAAACTGGTTCATAATGGTTATGGTACAGAAGATCTAGAAAATGATGGTGACCTATACACTATTGCTCTCCGTTTTCGGTTGCTTAGGCAACAAGGCTATAATGTTTCATGCG ATGTGTTCAACAGGTTCAAGCAAAGTAACGGAACATTTAAGGAATCTCTTACGAGCGATGTAGTAGGACTATTAAGCTTGTATGAAGCCACTCACCTTAGGGTTCACGGAGAAGACATTCTTGAAGAGGCACTGACCTTCACCACGAGCCATCTCAAATCTGCAGCACCCCGGTTGAGCTCCATTTTGTCGAAACAAGTAACTCATGCCTTGTATCAGCCACTTTGGAAGGGCTTTTCAAGGCTAGAAGCTAGGCATTACATGTCTGTCTATGAGGAAGATGGTTCATACAACCAAACTCTGCTAACTCTGGCAAAGTTGAATTTCAACTTAGTACAGAAAGTCCATCAGAAAGAACTGAGTGATATGACAAG GTGGTGGAAGGACTTAGACTTTGTAAACAAGCTACCTTTTGCAAGAGACCGGTTAGTTGAGGCCTACTTCTGGGGTTTGGCGACATGCTATGAACCTGAATATTACTTTGCTAGAATTATGGCGTGCAAATATGGTGCTCTAACGACAGTCCTTGACGACGTTTACGATGCCTACGGCACATACGAAGAACTAGAGCGCTTTACAGAAGCTATTGAGAG GTGGGACATTTTTGTTGTTGATCAACTGCAATTGCCCCAGTGTATGGAGGTTTGCTATAAGGGATTGTTGGATAGCTACTCAGGATATGAAGAAAAGCTTGCAGATGAAGGAAACTTGTATCGCATTGAGTTTGCTAAAGAAGCA ATCAAAATTCAACTCAGGGGTTACTTCCAGGAGGCCAAATGGTTGAAGGAAAAATACACACCAACAATGGATGAATATATTCCCAATGCACTTGATACGTCCTTCTATCCGATGGCAATCACAACCTCCGTTGGAATGGGAGGTCTTGTTATAAAAGACACCATGGATTGGGTGTTAAATCACCCTAAGATTGTTAAAGCTACAACGCTAATTGGCAGACTCCTCAACGACATGGCTGGCCACAAG TTTGAGCAAACCAACGAGCAGTGTGCCTCATCAGTAGAATGCTACATGAACCATTATGGTGTCGGAGAAGAAGAAGCGAAAATCGCGCTAACTAAGCAAAAGGATGCTGCATGGAAAGACCTAAACCAAGAGTTGCTCGATCTCCACTCCAGCAATAGTATCCCCAAGCCCCTCCTGCAGATCATTTTGAATCTTGCACGTTCTAGTGAAGTTATTTACAAAAATATGGAAGGGTTTAACAACTCATCTGCGCTCAAGGGTTTCATAGATTCTCTCCTTATAGAACCAGTGCATGTTTAA